Proteins from one Oryza sativa Japonica Group chromosome 12, ASM3414082v1 genomic window:
- the LOC4351513 gene encoding large ribosomal subunit protein uL24z, producing the protein MKRNPRVTSSRRKCRKAHFTAPSSVRRVLMSAALSTELRHKYNVRSIPIRKDDEVQVVRGSYKGREGKVVQVYRRRWVIHVERITREKVNGSTVNVGIHPSKVVVTKLKLDKDRKAILDRKASGRAADKAKGKFTAEDVAAAGASLQEID; encoded by the coding sequence atgaagCGCAACCCACGCGTGACGAGCTCCCGGCGGAAGTGCCGGAAGGCGCACTTCACGGCGCCGTCCTCCGTCCGCCGCGTCCTCAtgtccgccgccctctccaccgaGCTCCGCCACAAGTACAACGTCCGCTCCATCCCCATCCGCAAGGACGACGAGGTGCAGGTGGTGAGGGGGAGCTACAAGGGCCGCGAGGGGAAGGTGGTGCAGGTCTACCGCCGCCGGTGGGTGATCCACGTCGAGCGCATCACGAGGGAGAAGGTGAACGGGTCCACCGTCAACGTCGGGATCcacccctccaaggtggtcgtcaCCAAGCTCAAGCTCGACAAGGACCGCAAGGCCATCCTCGACCGCAAGGcgagcggccgcgccgccgacaAGGCCAAGGGCAAGTTCACCGCCGAGgacgtggccgccgccggcgcctcgcTCCAGGAGATCGATTAG